GCAAGGAGTACATCATGAAAAAAACAGGATCAGCCGTCTGGAGTGGCGGCCTTAAAGATGGCAAAGGATTTATTTCCACCGAAAGCGGTGCGCTCGACAATGTGGCATACGGCTTCAACACGCGCTTTGAAGACGGTCCCGGCAGCAATCCGGAAGAGCTGATCGGCGCCGCGCATGCGGCCTGCTTCACCATGGCCCTGTCCGGCCAGCTGGGCGAGGCGGGCCTACGCGCCACAGCCCTGAAAACCACGGCCGACGTCAGCCTGGAAAAAATCGATGGCAGCTATGCCATCACGGCCGTCCACCTGACCCTGGTGGCCACCATTCCCGGCGCCACCGAAGAAACGTTCCAGGATGCGGCACTGCGCGCCAAGCTCGGCTGTCCAGTATCGAAGTTGCTGGCCACGGAAATTACCCTGGACGCCCGTCTGGAGTAATGCCGGCATGCCGTCCGCTGCTGCTCCATCACCGGGCGGCAGGGGCGGTCTCGGCAAGAAAGCCATAAACCGCATAAAATCCTGCCATTCCCCTATCACCATCAAGGATTTACGATGCGTATTTTGCACACCATGTTACGGGTCGGCGACCTGCAGCGCTCCATCGATTTTTACACCAGGGTCCTGGGCATGAAGTTGCTGCGCACCAGCGACAATCCTGAATACCAGTACACGCTGGCCTTCGTCGGCTATGGCTCGAACCCCGACCACGCGGAACTGGAACTGACGTATAACTATGGCACCACCAGCTACGAGCTGGGCACGGCCTATGGCCACATCGCCATCTCGGCCGACGACATCGTCGCCGCCTGCGACGCGGCACGCGCGAATGGCGGCAACGTCACGCGCGAACCGGGCCCCGTGAAAGGCGGCAACACGGTCATCGCCTTCATCACCGATCCGGACGGCTACAAGATCGAATTGATCGAGCGCAAGTTCGACGGCCAGGGCGGCGGCTTGTAATAGCTCAGCCTGGCTCGGCGGCCTGGGCAATGGCCGCGCGCAGCCAGGCGATGCCCGCATCGCCGTCCGTACGGCGGTGCCGTATCGCTTCAAACGCAAACGGCGCGATGGCAAACGGCGCAGCATACAGCGCCAGCCCTTGTGCCGCGCTGCCGCGCAAGGCGCGCCGCGCCACCGTCAACATCAAGTCCGTCCCCAGCACGACATCCGCTGCGACCGTCCAGTACGGCACGCGCACGGCGATGCGGCGCGCCTGGCCCAGCTGAGCCAGCGCCGCATCGACTTCGGCCGCCATGCCGCCTTCGCTGGATGCCACCAGCACATGGGGGCGCGCCAGATAGGTTTCCAGGCTCAACGTTTCACCGTCCGCCAGGCTGGCCGGATCGAGCGCGCACACGAACGTTTCCTCGAACAGGGTTTCTCGATGTAACTGCTCGGGCAGTTGCGGGAACACGCCCAGCGCCAGGTCGATCTCGCCATCCTGCACGCCGGCCACCACGGCTTGGCGGCTGGCGTAGCTGATGGCCAGGTCGATGCCGGGCGCTTCCACGCGCAAGCGGCGCAACAAGCGCGGCAAGAGCAAGGCCGCGCCGTAATCCGACATGGCCAGACGAAACATGCGCTGCGCCGTGGCTGCCTCGAAGACGGCGCCGCCGAGCACGGAACGCACGCTTTGCAGTGCTTCGGCCAGCGGCCGCGCCAGTTCCAGTGCGCGCGCCGTTGGCTGGAAGCCGCCCTTGCCGCGCAGCAGCAGCGGGTCGCCGAGCAAGTGGCGCAAGCGGGCCAGCGCATGGCTGACGGCAGGCTGGCTCATGTGCAAGCGTTCGGCCGCGCGCGACAAATGGCGCTCGCTGAGCAGCGCGTCCAGGATCACCAGCAAGTTCAAATCGACGGCGCGCAGATTATTCATTTGGTGCATGATTGACTGACAAAGTACGAATTGGATTTAATCATGACAGCATAATACGATGGTCCCATCAACTCAACTGTGGGAGTCACCGATGCATGCATGGATTACCGTATTTGCCCCGCTGGCCATGCTGGCCGGCGCCGTCGTCCCCTTCCAGGCGGGCGCGAATGCCGCACTGGGCCGCAACCTGGGCCACCCGCTGTGGGCCACCCTCGCCTCGCTGGCCGTCAGCGCCGTGCTCGCCTTGCTGGTGATGCTGCTCTGGCGAGTGCCGGCGCCCGATGTCGGCCTCGCCATGCGCGGACCGGGCTGGTCCTGGCTGGGCGGCGCGGCCGGCGTGTTTTATATTACGGCCGCGCTGATGCTGGCGCCGCGCATGGGCTCCGGTCCCTTCATGGCGGCCGTCATCGGCGGACAAATGCTGGCCGCACTGGCCATCGACCGCTACGGCTTGCTGGGCTTTGCCGTCAAACATATTTCTCCGCTGCATTGGGCCGGCGCGGGCCTGGTGGTGGCCGGCGTGATCCTCACACAAATAGCCAACAGCCGCACCGTGTGAAAACACGTCAAGACGAAAAAAAAACCAGCGCCGTTGCCGGTGCTGGTTTTCATTCAGAGCAAGATCCCGCTTACTTGTCGAGCAAGGCGTTGACGGGCATCAAGTCCGTTTCCTTCAGGGTGCCGGCCGCCGCCTTCAGGCGCAAGCCGTTCATGATGGTGTCGTAGCGCGCCTTCGACAGATCTTTTTGCGTCGAGAACAATTGTTTCTGTGCATTCAATACGTCAATATTGATGCGCACGCCCACTTGATAGCCGAGCTGGTTCGACTCCAGCGCCGACTTGCTCGACACTTCCGCCGCTTCCAGCGCCTTGACTTGCGCCAGGCCGCTGTTGACGCCGAGGAAAGCCTGGCGCGCGCCTTGCGAGGCCGTGCGGCGCGCCGTTTCCAGGTCGTTGCGGGCCTTGTTTTCCAGCGCGATCGATTCGCGCACCTTGCTGG
Above is a genomic segment from Janthinobacterium sp. 64 containing:
- a CDS encoding OsmC family protein, with protein sequence MKKTGSAVWSGGLKDGKGFISTESGALDNVAYGFNTRFEDGPGSNPEELIGAAHAACFTMALSGQLGEAGLRATALKTTADVSLEKIDGSYAITAVHLTLVATIPGATEETFQDAALRAKLGCPVSKLLATEITLDARLE
- the gloA gene encoding lactoylglutathione lyase: MRILHTMLRVGDLQRSIDFYTRVLGMKLLRTSDNPEYQYTLAFVGYGSNPDHAELELTYNYGTTSYELGTAYGHIAISADDIVAACDAARANGGNVTREPGPVKGGNTVIAFITDPDGYKIELIERKFDGQGGGL
- a CDS encoding LysR substrate-binding domain-containing protein, whose product is MNNLRAVDLNLLVILDALLSERHLSRAAERLHMSQPAVSHALARLRHLLGDPLLLRGKGGFQPTARALELARPLAEALQSVRSVLGGAVFEAATAQRMFRLAMSDYGAALLLPRLLRRLRVEAPGIDLAISYASRQAVVAGVQDGEIDLALGVFPQLPEQLHRETLFEETFVCALDPASLADGETLSLETYLARPHVLVASSEGGMAAEVDAALAQLGQARRIAVRVPYWTVAADVVLGTDLMLTVARRALRGSAAQGLALYAAPFAIAPFAFEAIRHRRTDGDAGIAWLRAAIAQAAEPG
- a CDS encoding DMT family transporter gives rise to the protein MHAWITVFAPLAMLAGAVVPFQAGANAALGRNLGHPLWATLASLAVSAVLALLVMLLWRVPAPDVGLAMRGPGWSWLGGAAGVFYITAALMLAPRMGSGPFMAAVIGGQMLAALAIDRYGLLGFAVKHISPLHWAGAGLVVAGVILTQIANSRTV